Proteins encoded in a region of the Neodiprion lecontei isolate iyNeoLeco1 chromosome 5, iyNeoLeco1.1, whole genome shotgun sequence genome:
- the LOC107225902 gene encoding protein mono-ADP-ribosyltransferase PARP14 isoform X2, whose protein sequence is MSLAAGRQIREIPCLDDLFHRDFWVTRKAKMELVDKANVSNDFGLRKKFPWNGLQNNAPWLEDATDSEISYIRSNYALSGTSIKRIENPYLWARYMLQYEEFNADESKIAHERIVIHATSYTNALKIADENFNWRRVHRCRFGKGVSFSKTAGYANKYASQKNAFIIAGILISKTVRGSYTTIIPPGDYDTTVDSNGGNVYVKYYDSEFYPYYIVH, encoded by the exons ATGTCACTCGCTGCAGGGCGTCAAATCCGGGAAATCCCATGTCTGGACGATTTATTCCACAGGGATTTTTGG GTAACCAGAAAAGCAAAAATGGAACTGGTGGATAAAGCTAATGTTAGCAACGATTTTGGATTACGCAAGAAATTTCCATGGAATGGCTTACAAAACAATGCGCCTTGGCTAGAAGACGCAACAGACTCAGAAATATCATATATACGGTCAAATTATGCATTAAGTGGAACCTCGATTAAACGCATTGAAAATCCATACCTCTGGGCACGATACATGCTACAGTACGAGGAATTCAACGCTGATGAATCTAAAATAGCTCATGAACGCATTGTGATACATGCCACATCGTATACTAATGCATTGAAGATAGCAG ATGAAAACTTCAATTGGCGGCGCGTCCATCGATGTAGATTTGGCAAAGGAGTCAGCTTCTCGAAGACTGCAGGATATGCCAACAAATATGCCTCGCAAAAGAATGCGTTTATTATTGCAGGCATTCTTATTTCTAAAACAGTTCGTGGGAGCTATACCACTATAATCCCACCTGGTGACTACGATACTACAGTGGACAGTAATGGTGGCAATGTCTATGTCAAATATTACGACAGTGAATTTTACCCGTATTATATTGTGCATTAA
- the LOC107225903 gene encoding uncharacterized protein LOC107225903, with protein sequence MRSQTAAIALTFLAAIMLFDSSHGAAVKQTCIKNTNNCVRSAECCTGCCHNEKCVDFGDSCLSDQLSGAVGPCAQLDPPCPREHTCVLQPVLCVQSPCPPVASCLPPDYEDYD encoded by the exons ATGCGATCGCAAACGGCTGCAATAGCGTTGACGTTCTTAGCGGCGATTATGCTATTCGATTCTTCACATGGTGCAGCGGTGAAGCAGACTtgtattaaaaatacaaataac TGCGTCCGCAGCGCGGAATGTTGCACGGGATGCTGTCACAACGAAAAATGCGTCGATT TCGGCGACTCCTGCCTGAGCGATCAATTATCTGGTGCCGTTGGTCCTTGCGCTCAACTAGACCCGCCATGTCCCAGGGAACACACTTGTGTTCTACAGCCAGTCCTATGTGTGCAGAGTCCTTGTCCTCCGGTAGCTTCCTGCCTCCCGCCGGATTACGAGGATTACGACTaa
- the LOC107225902 gene encoding protein mono-ADP-ribosyltransferase PARP14 isoform X1 yields MASFWKGEPSCDYETRTPLRFKEAFIKASFILEIRRDYEYGSVAGSNIRGRQIREIPCLDDLFHRDFWVTRKAKMELVDKANVSNDFGLRKKFPWNGLQNNAPWLEDATDSEISYIRSNYALSGTSIKRIENPYLWARYMLQYEEFNADESKIAHERIVIHATSYTNALKIADENFNWRRVHRCRFGKGVSFSKTAGYANKYASQKNAFIIAGILISKTVRGSYTTIIPPGDYDTTVDSNGGNVYVKYYDSEFYPYYIVH; encoded by the exons ATGGCTTCCTTCTGGAAGGGAGAGCCAAGTTGTGACTATGAAACGAGGACGCCTCTGAGATTCAAGGAAGCTTTCATCAAGGCGTCCTTTATCCTTGAGATAAGGAGAGACTATGAATACGG GTCCGTAGCAGGAAGTAATATTAGAG GGCGTCAAATCCGGGAAATCCCATGTCTGGACGATTTATTCCACAGGGATTTTTGG GTAACCAGAAAAGCAAAAATGGAACTGGTGGATAAAGCTAATGTTAGCAACGATTTTGGATTACGCAAGAAATTTCCATGGAATGGCTTACAAAACAATGCGCCTTGGCTAGAAGACGCAACAGACTCAGAAATATCATATATACGGTCAAATTATGCATTAAGTGGAACCTCGATTAAACGCATTGAAAATCCATACCTCTGGGCACGATACATGCTACAGTACGAGGAATTCAACGCTGATGAATCTAAAATAGCTCATGAACGCATTGTGATACATGCCACATCGTATACTAATGCATTGAAGATAGCAG ATGAAAACTTCAATTGGCGGCGCGTCCATCGATGTAGATTTGGCAAAGGAGTCAGCTTCTCGAAGACTGCAGGATATGCCAACAAATATGCCTCGCAAAAGAATGCGTTTATTATTGCAGGCATTCTTATTTCTAAAACAGTTCGTGGGAGCTATACCACTATAATCCCACCTGGTGACTACGATACTACAGTGGACAGTAATGGTGGCAATGTCTATGTCAAATATTACGACAGTGAATTTTACCCGTATTATATTGTGCATTAA